One segment of Solanum lycopersicum chromosome 1, SLM_r2.1 DNA contains the following:
- the LOC101243827 gene encoding glyoxylate/hydroxypyruvate reductase HPR3 yields the protein MSEAKSELPEVIVVGRPTIFKFYDEELSKKYRMLKSWESSLALENYICKHGQSVKAMICSPSHLGIQISSSLFRLLPSLRLIVTTSTGLDHIDLVECRRRGISIASAATLFSEDVADFAVGLLIDVVRRISAAHRFVNNGLWGQFPLGSKVGSRKIGIVGLGSIGLKVAQRLEAFGCTISYQSRNKKPVPYPFYHDVYELATNCDVLVICCALTDQTHHLINKEVLRTLGKKGVIINIARGAIINEMELVQCLEEGEIAGAGLDVFENEPNVPKELLSLDNVVLTRHIAFLTEDSMRAMYELVCGNLEAFFLNKPVLSPVLDD from the exons ATGAGCGAAGCTAAAAGCGAATTGCCGGAGGTAATAGTGGTGGGGCGACCAACGATTTTTAAATTCTACGATGAAGAGTTATCGAAAAAATATAGAATGCTGAAATCGTGGGAATCTTCACTTGCATTGGAGAATTATATTTGTAAACATGGTCAATCTGTAAAAGCAATGATTTGCTCTCCTTCTCATCTAGGGATCCAGATTTCTTCCTCCTTGTTCCGCCTCTTACCGTCGCTGCGGCTTATCGTCACCACCAGCACTGGCCTTGACCATATCGATCTCGTCGAGTGTCGCCGCCGCGGAATCTCCATTGCTAGTGCTGCAACTCTTTTCTCAGAAGATGTTGCTGATTTTGCTGTTGGATTGTTGATTGATGTCGTTAGAAGAATTTCTGCTGCACATCGCTTTGTCAACAATGGACTTTGGGGCCAATTCCCACTAGGCTCAAAG GTGGGAAGCAGGAAAATTGGAATTGTTGGGCTAGGAAGCATAGGTCTAAAAGTTGCACAAAGGCTTGAAGCATTTGGTTGCACCATATCATATCAATCGAGGAACAAAAAGCCTGTTCCTTACCCTTTCTATCATGATGTTTATGAACTGGCAACCAACTGTGATGTCCTAGTCATTTGTTGTGCATTGACAGACCAAACCCACCACTTGATCAATAAGGAGGTTCTACGAACACTAGGAAAGAAAGGAGTAATCATTAATATTGCACGAGGAGCCATAATCAATGAGATGGAGTTGGTACAATgtttagaggaaggagagatTGCAGGTGCTGGGTTGGATGTTTTCGAAAATGAACCTAATGTTCCTAAAGAGCTCCTTTCATTGGATAACGTTGTGCTAACACGACATATTGCTTTTCTTACTGAAGATTCTATGAGAGCTATGTATGAACTTGTCTGCGGGAATCTTGAAGCTTTTTTCTTGAACAAACCTGTGCTTTCTCCAGTTTTGGATGACTAA
- the LOC101244121 gene encoding UTP:RNA uridylyltransferase 1, giving the protein MTGGGGDAASPPLSSQSTPSNGGEFLLQLLQNHPHQLHSQPQPPLRPELQNLPHDPAVAAVGPSMPYPPLFHTPTNPSVLPYSHSPPLFVPHNFFIRGFLQNPNSGHTTNPNYSSPPAPSGFSQYHHASPLGFGSVGENMGNLGIFGANAKASNSNNEFDHNLIFGSLRSHIQGNVSMMNDRFSDDLASKVGNFEQKNHESRLANVRMLNGVEGKLENVIGSGRKQLGNLRGLEQQNSGGGGGESESESGGLGWGRQFHSGTVRGVVPPPGFSSKPRSRDFEHNVDNEKNNFVELNHRGIGLNHKYERESKHLSRNGKNYAIGSDDQRVFRRLDSPVPPAGSKLHSVLASDVEDSTLELRGEDAESGEETVSVMRDVLGRSSAQGQSELDELGEHVISSLGLEDEPNERSDKKNHHASRDKDYRSDKRGAYILGQRMRMLKRQIACRSDINRMNGAFLATFQSLIPPEEERTKQKQLLALLDGIVSKEWPNARLYVYGSCANSFGFSKSDIDICLAIEDANIDKSEVLLKLADMLQSGNLQNVQALTRARVPIVKLMDPETGISCDICVNNVLAVVNTKLLRDYAQIDVRLRQLAFIVKHWAKSRGVNETYQGTLSSYAYVLMCIHFLQQRRPAILPCLQGMEATYSVTVGNIECAYFDKVEKLYGFGSQNGESLARLVWAFFSYWAYCHDYANDVISIRSGSTVSKRAKDWTRRIGNDRHLICIEDPFEVSHDLGRVVDKFSIRVLREEFERAAEIMQYDPNPCVKLFEPYIPS; this is encoded by the exons ATGACCGGCGGTGGAGGCGATGCCGCATCGCCGCCTCTATCCTCACAGTCAACTCCATCCAACGGTGGGGAATTCCTTCTTCAATTGCTTCAGAATCATCCGCATCAACTTCACTCTCAGCCTCAACCGCCACTGCGGCCGGAGTTGCAGAATCTGCCGCATGATCCAGCAGTTGCAGCAGTAGGTCCTAGTATGCCCTACCCGCCATTGTTCCATACTCCTACAAACCCTTCTGTTTTGCCCTATTCTCACTCTCCTCCTCTGTTTGTACCTCATAACTTCTTCATTCGAGGGTTTCTCCAAAACCCTAATTCTGGCCATACCACTAACCCCAATTACTCATCTCCGCCTGCCCCAAGTGGGTTCAGTCAATATCACCATGCGAGTCCACTTGGATTTGGATCAGTCGGAGAAAACATGGGCAATTTGGGGATTTTCGGTGCCAATGCTAAGGCGAGTAATTCAAATAATGAGTTTGATCATAATCTGATTTTTGGATCTTTACGTAGCCATATTCAAGGTAATGTGAGTATGATGAATGACCGCTTTAGTGATGATTTAGCTAGTAAAGTTGGTAACTTTGAACAGAAAAACCATGAATCAAGATTAGCGAATGTTAGGATGTTGAATGGTGTGGAGGGTAAGCTTGAGAATGTCATTGGTTCAGGTCGGAAACAGTTGGGCAATTTAAGAGGTCTTGAGCAACAGAATAGTGGTGGAGGTGGAGGTGAGAGTGAGAGTGAGAGTGGTGGTTTGGGGTGGGGAAGACAGTTTCATAGTGGGACTGTAAGAGGGGTTGTGCCACCACCAGGTTTTTCAAGCAAGCCAAGGAGCAGGGATTTTGAGCATAATGTCGATAATGAGAAGAACAATTTTGTTGAGTTGAACCATAGGGGTATTGGCTTGAATCATAAGTATGAAAGGGAAAGTAAACATCTTTCCAGGAATGGTAAGAATTATGCTATTGGTTCAGATGATCAAAGGGTTTTTCGTCGGCTGGATTCACCCGTCCCACCAGCAGGAAGTAAACTTCACTCTGTTTTGGCTTCTGATGTTGAGGATTCCACGTTGGAATTACGTGGTGAGGATGCTGAGAGTGGGGAAGAAACTGTCTCTGTGATGAGGGATGTTTTAGGTAGGAGTTCTGCTCAAGGCCAAAGCGAACTGGATGAATTGGGAGAACATGTTATCAGTTCTCTTGGACTTGAGGATGAACCAAATGAAAGAAGTGATAAAAAGAATCATCATGCCTCTCGAGATAAG GACTATCGATCAGACAAGAGAGGAGCATACATACTTGGCCAGAGGATGAGGATGTTGAAAAGACAGATTGCATGTCGGAGTGACATTAATAGGATGAATGGTGCTTTCCTAGCAACATTTCAATCCTTAATTCCTCCGGAGGAAGAAAGGACAAAGCAGAAACAGTTATTAGCACTGCTGGATGGAATTgttagcaaggaatggcctaaTGCTCGGCTCTATGTTTATGGATCATGTGCCAATTCTTTTGGATTCTCGAAAAGTGATATTGATATTTGCCTTGCAATTGAGGATGCAAATATTGACAAATCAGAGGTATTGTTGAAGTTGGCTGACATGTTGCAGTCAGGCAATCTCCAGAATGTGCAg GCACTTACACGTGCCAGGGTGCCGATAGTCAAGCTTATGGATCCAGAAACTGGGATATCTTGCGACATATGTGTGAATAATGTTTTGGCTGTTGTTAACACAAAGCTGCTTCGAGATTATGCACAAATAGATGTACGATTAAGACAGTTGGCATTTATTGTTAAACATTGGGCTAAGTCTAGAGGGGTGAACGAAACTTACCAGGGGACATTATCTAGCTATGC GTATGTGTTAATGTGCATTCACTTTCTACAGCAGCGAAGACCTGCCATCCTTCCATGTCTACAG GGTATGGAAGCAACCTACTCTGTTACTGTTGGCAACATTGAATGTGCTTACTTTGATAAAGTGGAAAAGCTTTATGGTTTTGGATCTCAAAATGGTGAAAGTCTTGCTCGGTTGGTGTGGGCATTCTTCAGCTACTGGGCATATTGTCATGATTATGCAAATGATGTTATTTCCATTCGTTCAGGAAGTACAGTGAG CAAGCGAGCCAAAGACTGGACTAGGAGGATTGGGAATGACAGGCATCTGATATGCATAGAGGATCCATTTGAGGTTTCTCATGATCTTGGTCGGGTGGTAGACAAGTTCAGCATAAGAGTTTTGAGGGAAGAATTCGAACGAGCTGCTGAAATAATGCAGTATGACCCGAACCCATGTGTGAAACTTTTCGAACCTTATATACCTAGCTGA
- the GA20ox4 gene encoding gibberellin 20-oxidase 4, which yields MHDERQNDEETSLVFDFLANNSNIPPQFIWPDDEKPCPQPPPLLHVPPIDLNGYLSGDPLAVSNATRLVNEACRKHGFFLVVNHGIDTKLINEAHKNMDFFFGKPLVEKEKAKRKVGDYCGYASSFTSRFSCNLPWKETLSFRYSAELPFSHHIVQNYILNVMGQEYTHFGDVYQKYCEEMSKLSLSVMELLGESIGVGRSYFREFFEENDSIMRLNYYPICQKPDLTLGTGPHCDPTSLTILHQDDVGGLEVFVDDKWHSIPTNTNAFVVNIGDTFMVMSNGTYKSCLHRAIVNCRRTRKSLAFFLCPKQDKIVSPPKELITKNLPRKFPDFTWPLFLEFTQKHYRADKNTLDAFVHWLLHKT from the exons atgcatgatGAAAGACAAAATGATGAAGAAACATCTCTTGTGTTTGATTTCCTTGCAAACAATTCAAACATTCCTCCACAATTCATATGGCCAGATGATGAAAAGCCATGCCCTCAGCCACCACCCCTATTACATGTTCCTCCAATAGACTTGAATGGCTATCTCTCCGGTGACCCCCTCGCGGTATCCAATGCCACTCGTCTTGTTAATGAGGCATGTCGAAAGCATGGCTTCTTCCTTGTTGTTAACCATGGTATCGATACGAAGCTCATCAATGAAGCTCACAAGAATATGGATTTCTTCTTTGGGAAGCCACTTGTTGAAAAGGAAAAAGCAAAGAGAAAAGTTGGTGATTATTGTGGTTATGCTAGTAGCTTTACTAGTAGGTTCTCTTGCAATCTTCCTTGGAAAGAAACACTTTCTTTTAGATATTCTGCTGAGTTACCCTTTTCACATCATATAGTCCAAAATTACATCTTGAATGTCATGGGACAAGAATACACTCATTTTGG GGATGTGTACCAAAAATATTGTGAAGAAATGAGCAAGCTTTCCCTTAGTGTGATGGAGCTATTAGGTGAGAGTATTGGAGTGGGAAGATCATATTTTAGAGAGTTTTTTGAAGAGAATGATTCAATAATGAGATTGAATTACTACCCAATTTGTCAAAAGCCAGATTTGACTCTAGGGACAGGACCTCATTGTGATCCTACTTCCTTAACCATTCTTCATCAAGATGATGTTGGTGGCCTTGAAGTCTTTGTGGATGATAAATGGCACTCTATTCCTACTAATACTAATGCCTTTGTGGTCAACATTGGTGATACATTCATG GTAATGTCAAATGGTACATACAAGAGTTGCTTGCACAGAGCAATTGTAAACTGTAGAAGAACAAGGAAGTCATTGGCATTTTTCTTATGTCCAAAACAGGACAAGATAGTAAGCCCACCAAAAGAGTTGATTACTAAGAATCTACCAAGGAAGTTCCCTGATTTCACATGGCCACTTTTTCTTGAATTCACTCAAAAACATTATAGAGCTGACAAAAATACTCTTGATGCCTTTGTCCATTGGCTTCTACACAAAACCTAG